A single region of the Rhodoligotrophos defluvii genome encodes:
- a CDS encoding glycerate kinase type-2 family protein — protein sequence MADDQHELGTADERALLRAMLDAAVKAADPRAVISTHLPKAPAGRTVVVGAGKAAAAMAQALEDHWRGPLEGLVITRYGHGLPTRSIEVVEAAHPVPDAAGHRAAQRILSLAAGLGEDDLLICLISGGGSALMALPADGITLEDKQAVNRALLASGATITEMNCVRKHLSAIKGGRLAQAAWPAPCVSLLISDVPADDPSMVASGPGLADVTTRAEALAVLAKYRIEAPESVLRWLRNPASETPKPGDPQLERSKARIIAAPSMSLAAARTVAEAAGYTVVDLGDRVEGEARDVAFAHADFVRELAAGRVPVRPPAVILSGGETTVALGGAGGGGRGGRNAEYALALAIGLDGLPGTAAIACDTDGIDGSEDNAGAIATPDTLSRARLLGLDPRAALDAHDSYSFFAALGDLVVTGPTHTNVNDFRAVLIKG from the coding sequence ATGGCTGATGATCAGCATGAGCTTGGCACAGCAGATGAACGCGCCCTGCTGCGGGCGATGCTCGATGCCGCGGTGAAGGCTGCCGATCCGCGCGCCGTGATCTCCACCCATCTTCCCAAGGCACCGGCGGGTCGCACGGTGGTGGTCGGCGCCGGCAAGGCGGCCGCAGCGATGGCCCAGGCGCTCGAGGATCACTGGCGCGGGCCTCTCGAAGGGCTGGTGATCACGCGATATGGCCATGGACTGCCCACCCGTTCGATCGAGGTGGTCGAGGCCGCACATCCGGTGCCAGATGCTGCAGGGCACCGGGCCGCGCAGCGGATCCTGAGCCTGGCCGCCGGCCTTGGCGAGGACGACCTCCTGATCTGTCTGATTTCCGGCGGCGGCTCGGCGCTGATGGCGTTACCCGCCGATGGCATCACCCTGGAGGACAAGCAGGCGGTCAACCGTGCGCTGCTCGCCTCCGGCGCGACCATCACCGAAATGAACTGCGTACGCAAGCACCTCTCCGCCATCAAGGGCGGCAGGCTCGCCCAGGCGGCCTGGCCGGCGCCGTGCGTTTCGCTGCTGATATCCGATGTTCCGGCTGATGACCCGTCCATGGTGGCATCCGGCCCGGGGCTCGCCGATGTCACAACCCGGGCCGAGGCGCTGGCGGTGCTCGCGAAATACCGCATCGAGGCACCGGAGTCCGTCCTGCGTTGGCTGCGGAATCCGGCCTCGGAAACGCCGAAGCCCGGTGATCCCCAGCTCGAGCGCAGCAAGGCCCGGATCATCGCCGCGCCCAGCATGTCGCTGGCGGCCGCGCGCACGGTGGCGGAGGCTGCGGGTTATACCGTGGTCGATCTGGGCGACCGCGTGGAGGGCGAAGCTCGGGACGTTGCCTTTGCCCATGCGGATTTCGTCCGCGAGCTGGCGGCCGGCCGGGTCCCCGTTCGCCCGCCCGCCGTGATCCTGTCCGGGGGCGAGACCACCGTCGCGCTCGGAGGCGCAGGCGGTGGCGGCCGGGGCGGGCGCAACGCCGAATATGCGCTTGCCTTGGCCATCGGCCTGGATGGCCTGCCCGGCACTGCGGCAATCGCTTGCGACACCGACGGCATCGACGGCAGCGAAGACAACGCGGGGGCGATCGCCACCCCCGATACCTTGAGCCGCGCTCGCCTGCTCGGCCTCGACCCCCGAGCCGCGCTCGATGCGCACGATTCCTACAGCTTCTTCGCGGCGCTAGGCGACCTCGTCGTCACCGGCCCCACCCACACCAACGTCAACGACTTCCGGGCGGTGCTGATTAAGGGCTAA
- the ftsH gene encoding ATP-dependent zinc metalloprotease FtsH: MNPQTRFNIWYWIAAVIGILLIQQVVTTALRVAEIPYSEFEQYLEQGKVAEVAVSDRFIQGVLKQPLPDGRTQFVTTRVEPDLATQLERHGVRFSGQVENTFVRDLLSWIVPMAIFIGVWLFLLRRMGGGLGGGLMQIGRSKAKIYMEANTGVTFDDVAGVDEAKAELQEVVAFLKDPKEYGRLGGRMPKGILLVGPPGTGKTLLAKAVAGEAKVPFFSISGSEFVEMFVGVGAARVRDLFEQARTKAPAIIFIDELDALGRARGIGPTGGHDEKEQTLNQLLVELDGFDSSTGLVLIGATNRPEILDPALLRAGRFDRQVLVDRPDKLGRIQILNVHLKKAKLGPDVDAEKIAALTPGFTGADLANLVNEATLLATRRHADAVTMQDFNNAIERMVAGLEKRNRLLNPKEREIVAYHEMGHALVAMALPGVDPVHKVSIIPRGVGALGYTIQRPTEDRFLMTAEELENKMAVLLGGRAAEWIVFRHLSTGAADDLARVTDIARAMVTRYGMSERLGNVALEKDQRAFLSPNPLLGGPREREFSDMTAAVVDEEVRRIVDEVFDRTLAILIERRSLLERTARRLLETETLDEQELKQLVGDQAEASAPKVAPVH, encoded by the coding sequence GTGAACCCGCAAACCCGGTTCAACATCTGGTACTGGATCGCCGCAGTTATTGGCATTCTGTTGATCCAGCAGGTAGTGACCACGGCGCTTCGGGTCGCGGAAATCCCCTATAGCGAGTTCGAGCAATACCTGGAGCAGGGCAAGGTCGCCGAGGTGGCGGTATCCGACCGGTTTATCCAAGGCGTGCTCAAGCAACCGCTGCCCGACGGCAGGACGCAGTTCGTGACCACGCGGGTCGAGCCCGATCTGGCAACGCAGCTCGAGCGCCATGGCGTGCGCTTCAGCGGCCAGGTGGAGAACACCTTCGTGCGCGATCTTCTGTCCTGGATCGTGCCCATGGCGATCTTCATCGGCGTGTGGCTGTTCCTCCTCCGCCGCATGGGGGGAGGACTTGGCGGTGGCCTCATGCAGATCGGCAGGAGCAAGGCCAAGATCTATATGGAAGCCAATACCGGCGTGACCTTCGATGACGTGGCCGGCGTCGACGAGGCCAAGGCGGAGCTGCAGGAAGTGGTCGCGTTCCTCAAGGACCCCAAGGAATACGGACGGCTTGGCGGCCGCATGCCCAAGGGCATTCTGCTCGTGGGCCCGCCGGGCACCGGCAAGACCCTGCTGGCCAAGGCGGTTGCTGGCGAGGCGAAGGTGCCGTTCTTCTCGATCTCAGGCTCCGAGTTCGTCGAGATGTTCGTGGGCGTTGGTGCAGCGCGCGTGCGCGACCTCTTCGAGCAGGCACGCACCAAGGCTCCGGCCATCATCTTCATCGACGAGCTGGACGCCCTGGGCCGGGCCCGCGGCATCGGCCCAACCGGCGGCCATGACGAGAAGGAGCAGACGCTCAATCAGCTCCTCGTCGAACTCGACGGTTTCGATTCCTCCACCGGCCTTGTGCTCATAGGCGCAACCAATCGGCCGGAGATCCTGGATCCCGCATTGCTGCGCGCCGGACGGTTCGACCGTCAGGTTCTCGTCGACCGACCCGACAAGCTCGGCCGCATACAGATCCTGAACGTGCACCTCAAGAAGGCGAAACTCGGCCCCGATGTCGATGCCGAGAAGATCGCCGCGCTGACGCCGGGCTTCACCGGCGCAGACCTCGCCAATCTGGTGAACGAGGCGACGCTGCTTGCAACCCGCCGCCACGCCGATGCGGTGACGATGCAAGACTTCAACAACGCCATCGAGCGGATGGTCGCCGGCCTCGAAAAGCGCAACCGCCTGCTCAATCCCAAGGAACGCGAGATTGTCGCCTATCATGAGATGGGCCACGCCCTGGTTGCCATGGCGCTGCCGGGAGTGGACCCCGTGCACAAAGTTTCGATTATTCCGAGAGGCGTCGGCGCGCTCGGCTACACCATCCAGCGGCCGACCGAAGACCGCTTCCTCATGACCGCGGAAGAGCTGGAGAACAAAATGGCCGTGCTTCTCGGCGGCCGCGCCGCGGAATGGATCGTGTTCCGCCACCTGTCCACTGGCGCAGCGGACGATCTGGCGCGGGTGACGGACATCGCCCGCGCCATGGTCACCCGCTATGGCATGTCCGAGCGATTGGGAAATGTCGCGCTCGAAAAGGACCAGCGCGCCTTTCTCAGCCCCAATCCGCTGCTGGGCGGCCCGCGCGAAAGGGAATTTTCCGACATGACGGCGGCGGTGGTCGACGAGGAGGTCAGACGTATCGTCGACGAGGTGTTCGACCGCACCCTCGCGATACTAATCGAACGCCGCAGCCTCCTCGAGCGCACCGCGCGGCGTCTGCTGGAGACGGAAACCCTGGACGAGCAGGAGCTGAAGCAGCTTGTCGGAGATCAAGCCGAGGCCTCGGCGCCCAAGGTCGCGCCGGTGCATTGA
- the murA gene encoding UDP-N-acetylglucosamine 1-carboxyvinyltransferase: MDRIRIRGGNRLNGEIHISGAKNAALPLMIASLLTDDTLTLRNVPRLADVTLLMRILGNHGVDISVDGKRAGTNGIQGDTMHLTARTIVDTTAPYEMVSRMRASFWVLGPLLARCGEARVSLPGGCAIGTRPVDMHIQALQALGAEVEIDKGYIVAKAKKGLKGDRITFEKVSVGATHAALMSAVLAHGETVIENAAREPEIGDVADCLIKMGALIEGLGTSTLRVQGRDRLHGATHEVLPDRIETGTYAMAVAMAGGDVHLLGARADLVGNVINVMEQAGVSMSPTNQGLRVSRNGAGLKPVSVTTEPYPGFPTDLQAQFMALMTRAEGTATITETIFENRFMHVQELARLGADIRLRGDSAEVHGVTRLRGAEVMATDLRASVSLVIAGLVAEGDTMVHRVYHLDRGFERLEKKLGACGAEIERLAS; this comes from the coding sequence ATGGACAGAATTCGCATCCGCGGAGGCAACCGCCTGAATGGCGAGATCCACATCTCGGGCGCCAAGAACGCCGCCCTGCCTCTCATGATCGCGAGCCTATTGACAGATGACACGCTGACCTTGCGCAACGTGCCGCGTTTGGCCGACGTCACCCTGCTCATGCGCATCCTCGGCAATCACGGCGTCGACATAAGCGTTGACGGCAAGCGCGCCGGCACAAACGGCATCCAGGGCGACACGATGCATCTCACCGCCCGCACCATCGTCGACACCACGGCGCCCTATGAGATGGTCTCGCGGATGCGGGCAAGCTTCTGGGTGCTGGGGCCGCTGCTCGCCCGTTGCGGCGAGGCGCGCGTGTCCCTGCCGGGCGGCTGCGCCATCGGCACCCGGCCGGTCGATATGCATATCCAGGCCCTCCAGGCGCTCGGCGCCGAAGTGGAGATCGATAAGGGCTACATCGTGGCCAAGGCCAAGAAGGGGCTCAAGGGCGACCGGATCACCTTCGAGAAGGTGTCGGTCGGAGCCACCCACGCGGCGCTGATGAGCGCGGTGCTCGCCCATGGAGAGACCGTCATCGAGAATGCGGCGCGCGAGCCCGAGATCGGCGACGTGGCAGACTGCCTCATCAAGATGGGCGCTCTCATCGAGGGCCTAGGCACCTCCACCTTGCGCGTGCAGGGGAGGGACCGGCTTCATGGCGCCACCCATGAAGTGCTGCCGGACCGTATCGAGACCGGCACCTATGCCATGGCGGTGGCTATGGCCGGAGGCGACGTCCATCTGCTTGGCGCACGCGCCGACTTGGTCGGCAACGTGATCAATGTCATGGAGCAGGCCGGTGTCTCCATGAGCCCGACCAACCAGGGCCTCAGGGTTTCGCGCAATGGCGCCGGGCTCAAGCCGGTCAGCGTGACAACCGAGCCTTATCCCGGCTTCCCGACCGATCTCCAGGCCCAGTTCATGGCCTTGATGACCCGTGCCGAGGGAACCGCCACCATAACGGAAACGATCTTCGAAAACCGCTTCATGCACGTGCAGGAACTCGCCCGCCTCGGCGCCGACATTCGGCTGCGGGGCGATAGTGCCGAAGTGCATGGCGTCACCCGGCTGCGTGGCGCCGAGGTTATGGCCACGGACCTTCGGGCATCCGTATCGCTGGTGATCGCCGGCCTTGTGGCGGAGGGCGATACGATGGTGCACCGGGTCTATCATCTCGACCGCGGCTTCGAGCGGCTGGAAAAGAAGCTCGGCGCCTGCGGGGCCGAGATCGAGCGCCTCGCGTCTTAG
- a CDS encoding glycosyltransferase family 2 protein, whose translation MVDQQRQISVSVLMTARDVSEFIAESLQSILRQTHQDFEFLVVDDQSTDQTADVIRRIAAEDDRVVLLCSSKQGRIPALNTALAAARGQYVAIMDADDLADPSRLALQKAYLDEHPNVVAVGSALTYIGPDETAPISLSGRKVTIKPEQPRTMLGGWNARPLAIVHSTAMMRREAVIAAGGYRPALIHQEDTDLFLRLEEMGEVRNLPQILHYYRQHSANTGRRHLVAQCAAWRLALALAERRRSGQTDPAFFHGRAAVWTHLALRAPGAALRLALWVTVEVMRRMRKRRRLFQMLNRCSRVEAELAREGLA comes from the coding sequence ATGGTTGACCAACAAAGACAGATATCCGTTTCCGTACTGATGACGGCGCGGGACGTGAGTGAGTTTATTGCCGAGTCTCTTCAGAGCATCCTCCGTCAGACTCATCAAGATTTCGAATTTCTTGTAGTTGATGATCAGTCTACTGATCAGACGGCTGACGTTATTCGTCGAATTGCCGCCGAGGATGATCGTGTCGTCCTGCTCTGCAGCTCGAAGCAGGGAAGGATCCCCGCCCTCAACACAGCGCTGGCCGCGGCGCGCGGCCAATACGTGGCCATAATGGATGCGGACGACTTGGCCGACCCGAGCCGGTTGGCGCTACAGAAGGCCTATCTGGACGAGCATCCAAATGTGGTCGCGGTAGGCTCTGCCCTGACCTATATCGGCCCCGACGAAACCGCGCCCATCAGCTTGTCTGGCCGCAAGGTCACGATCAAACCGGAGCAGCCGCGCACCATGCTAGGAGGCTGGAACGCCAGGCCGCTCGCCATCGTGCATTCCACCGCGATGATGCGGCGGGAGGCCGTAATCGCCGCCGGTGGCTACAGGCCGGCACTAATCCACCAAGAGGACACCGACCTCTTCCTCCGTCTCGAGGAGATGGGAGAGGTTCGTAACTTGCCGCAAATTCTCCATTATTATCGGCAGCACAGTGCAAATACGGGCCGTAGGCATCTTGTCGCACAATGTGCGGCGTGGCGGTTGGCGCTCGCGTTGGCTGAGCGGCGACGGAGCGGCCAGACAGACCCTGCGTTCTTCCACGGTCGGGCCGCAGTTTGGACGCATCTCGCACTCCGAGCACCTGGGGCAGCTCTTCGTCTGGCGTTGTGGGTGACGGTGGAGGTCATGCGGCGGATGCGAAAGCGCCGACGCTTGTTTCAGATGTTGAACCGCTGCAGCCGGGTGGAGGCTGAGCTGGCCCGTGAAGGCTTGGCATGA
- a CDS encoding glucan biosynthesis protein encodes MSANRREVLAGFLAGVLGFTALAPRPGQAAADGPFLGTPKPFSFDDLKDQARRLAASPWQDPRSQFSEILERIDYDAFQKIVFRRDASLFSSRDDAPPVQLFHLGRYFQEPCSIAVVENGQAREIHYRKSYFDMPDDHVARKLPDDIGFAGFRVMAPSQKTDWLAFLGAAYFRSSGALDQYGLSARGVAIDTALPTPEEFPRFTGFWLESGGTPDRIIIYALMDGPSIAGAFRMNCQKDGGVIMDIDASLHPRKPIKRLGVAPLTSMFWYGENDRRQAVEWRPEIHDSDGLAMWTGTGERIWRPLNNPRRVMTNSFLDKDPRGFGLLQRDRNFDHYQDDGVFYDKRPSVWVEPKGGWGEGEVQLVEIPTEDEIHDNIVAYWVPRQPAVPGTPLDFSYRLHWVADEPFSAGLGRAVDTFSGIGGIPGQPRPPGVTKFVVDFEGGDLKRYQRGEIDAVVNLSRGELGLFDAYPLANNPGRFRAFFNVKAEGGEPVDIRLYLRSKAGGDALTETWLYQFFPISSSA; translated from the coding sequence ATGAGTGCAAACCGCCGTGAAGTCCTTGCCGGTTTCCTAGCTGGTGTCCTCGGCTTTACAGCCTTGGCCCCCCGTCCCGGACAAGCCGCCGCAGATGGCCCGTTTCTTGGTACGCCGAAGCCGTTTTCCTTCGACGACCTGAAGGACCAGGCGCGCAGGCTCGCCGCCTCGCCCTGGCAAGATCCCAGATCGCAATTCAGCGAGATCCTCGAACGGATCGACTATGACGCGTTCCAGAAGATCGTTTTCCGGCGTGACGCAAGCCTGTTCAGCAGCCGGGACGATGCTCCGCCGGTTCAGTTGTTCCATCTCGGGCGGTATTTTCAGGAGCCGTGCTCCATAGCCGTTGTCGAGAACGGGCAAGCACGCGAGATCCACTACCGCAAGTCCTATTTCGACATGCCGGACGACCATGTCGCCCGCAAGCTGCCGGATGATATCGGCTTCGCCGGGTTCCGGGTGATGGCCCCCTCCCAGAAAACGGACTGGCTCGCCTTCCTCGGCGCCGCTTACTTCCGCTCGTCCGGCGCGCTCGACCAGTACGGACTGTCGGCGCGTGGGGTGGCCATCGACACGGCCTTGCCGACGCCCGAGGAATTTCCGCGCTTCACCGGCTTTTGGCTCGAGAGTGGCGGCACGCCCGATCGCATCATCATCTATGCCCTGATGGATGGACCCAGCATCGCCGGCGCCTTTCGCATGAATTGCCAGAAGGATGGTGGCGTGATCATGGATATCGATGCCTCGCTCCACCCGCGTAAGCCGATCAAGCGGCTCGGCGTGGCGCCGCTGACCAGCATGTTCTGGTATGGCGAGAACGATCGCCGCCAGGCGGTCGAGTGGCGGCCGGAAATTCACGACTCCGATGGACTGGCCATGTGGACCGGCACGGGCGAGCGTATTTGGCGGCCGCTGAACAATCCACGGCGGGTCATGACGAACAGCTTCCTCGACAAGGATCCGCGCGGCTTCGGCCTGCTGCAGCGCGACCGCAACTTCGATCACTACCAGGACGACGGCGTCTTCTATGACAAGCGGCCCTCGGTGTGGGTGGAGCCGAAAGGGGGCTGGGGCGAAGGCGAGGTTCAGCTGGTGGAGATCCCGACGGAAGACGAGATCCACGACAACATCGTCGCCTATTGGGTGCCGCGGCAGCCGGCGGTGCCCGGAACCCCGCTTGACTTCTCATACCGGCTGCACTGGGTGGCAGACGAGCCCTTCTCCGCCGGCCTGGGCCGGGCGGTGGACACATTTTCTGGTATCGGCGGCATTCCCGGTCAGCCGCGGCCCCCGGGTGTCACCAAGTTCGTGGTGGACTTCGAAGGGGGCGACCTTAAGCGCTATCAGCGTGGCGAGATCGACGCTGTCGTCAATCTGTCACGTGGCGAGCTCGGCCTATTCGACGCCTATCCTCTGGCCAATAATCCCGGTCGCTTCCGCGCATTCTTCAATGTCAAGGCGGAGGGCGGCGAGCCGGTGGACATCCGCCTCTATCTCAGGAGCAAGGCCGGTGGCGATGCTTTGACCGAAACCTGGCTTTATCAGTTCTTCCCGATCTCTTCCAGCGCCTGA
- a CDS encoding TAXI family TRAP transporter solute-binding subunit: MEGVFRPSVLAAIATAIGIGFAPIPASSSGQEQRLKTILIGTGGVTGVYYPVSGAICRLINERRHDNRLFCIAETTSGTVANVEGLDRGELQFAIVQGDIAARAYAGRSDRGQQPEGHLRTVIGLYPEVVTIIARRSAGIRGLADLRGKRVGIGTAGSGSLATWEILEAALGWTREDIEAVELQSADQAQALCEDEIDAYVWFAGHPSASTEEALTGCDAHLVDVAGPAVDAILKAHPEYRKLTIPAKTYVDQENRVASFGIMAALATSAEMDETVVRAVAKVLLDNIERFAGLHPALHHVTTTKLAHDIETPPLHPGAAAAFAAAGLSP, encoded by the coding sequence ATGGAAGGAGTATTCAGACCTTCGGTGCTGGCCGCAATCGCCACCGCCATCGGGATCGGTTTTGCGCCGATACCCGCCTCGAGTTCCGGGCAGGAGCAGAGGCTGAAAACCATTCTGATCGGCACGGGCGGCGTCACCGGCGTCTACTACCCGGTGAGCGGTGCCATCTGCCGCCTGATCAACGAGAGACGTCACGATAATAGGTTGTTCTGCATAGCCGAGACCACGAGCGGCACGGTGGCCAATGTCGAGGGGCTTGATCGCGGGGAACTGCAGTTTGCCATCGTGCAGGGAGACATTGCCGCGCGCGCCTATGCAGGCAGAAGCGATCGGGGCCAACAGCCCGAAGGGCACTTGCGCACGGTGATCGGCCTCTATCCCGAGGTCGTGACCATCATTGCCCGTCGCAGTGCAGGGATTCGCGGTCTTGCAGATTTGCGGGGCAAGCGCGTCGGAATAGGCACAGCGGGCTCCGGCTCGCTCGCCACCTGGGAGATTCTCGAGGCGGCGCTCGGCTGGACGCGGGAGGATATCGAGGCCGTGGAACTCCAGTCGGCCGATCAGGCGCAGGCCCTCTGCGAGGACGAGATCGACGCCTATGTCTGGTTTGCCGGACACCCCTCCGCCAGCACCGAGGAGGCGCTGACCGGCTGCGATGCCCATTTGGTGGACGTGGCCGGGCCGGCGGTTGACGCCATCCTGAAGGCGCATCCGGAATATCGTAAGCTGACGATTCCCGCCAAGACCTATGTCGACCAGGAAAACAGGGTCGCGAGCTTCGGCATTATGGCCGCGCTTGCCACATCGGCCGAAATGGATGAGACGGTGGTGCGTGCCGTCGCCAAGGTGCTTCTGGACAATATCGAACGTTTCGCCGGGCTGCATCCGGCTCTTCATCATGTGACCACAACGAAACTGGCCCATGATATCGAGACGCCGCCGCTTCACCCTGGCGCGGCGGCCGCGTTCGCTGCGGCAGGCCTTTCCCCGTAA
- a CDS encoding lytic murein transglycosylase produces the protein MIWVAAYLATAIATGESWAACQNTGSFDSWLRQFKQEAVAQGVSPQVVSSALDGITFDQSVINSDRGQSVFAQSFITFVDRLVSKNRMDRGKQLLGKYKAYFDRAQREFGVPGPVIVAFWGLETDFGGNLGNKQTLRSLATLAYDCRRPEKFREELLAALKIIERGDLKPEQMRGPWAGEMGQTQFLASTYLKYAVDYDGDGRRDLINSVPDVIGSTANYLNALGWKANQPWLQEVRVPGNMPWHESDLHVSHPRSQWVKWGVKPIGNASLPADSLQASLVLPMGRRGPAFLAYDNFRVYTEWNESLIYSLTAGYFATRLAGAPPLTRGDAPAALGLAEGRQLQQALVQRGYDVGKIDGIIGAKTRAAVKDVQLKLGLPADGYPTAELLSQLR, from the coding sequence GTGATTTGGGTTGCGGCGTATTTGGCAACCGCCATTGCGACCGGTGAGTCTTGGGCTGCCTGCCAGAATACCGGCAGCTTCGATAGCTGGCTCAGGCAGTTCAAACAGGAAGCCGTGGCTCAGGGCGTCAGCCCACAGGTCGTTTCGTCTGCGTTGGACGGCATCACCTTCGATCAGAGCGTCATAAACTCCGACCGCGGGCAATCAGTCTTCGCGCAGAGCTTCATCACGTTCGTAGACCGGCTGGTCTCGAAGAACCGCATGGATCGCGGCAAACAGCTGCTCGGCAAGTACAAGGCCTATTTCGACCGGGCGCAGAGGGAATTCGGGGTTCCCGGCCCGGTGATCGTGGCCTTCTGGGGCTTGGAGACGGATTTCGGTGGCAATCTGGGCAATAAGCAGACCCTGCGGTCGCTGGCCACTCTTGCCTATGACTGCCGGCGGCCCGAGAAGTTTCGGGAGGAACTGCTGGCCGCCCTGAAAATCATCGAACGCGGCGACCTCAAGCCTGAGCAAATGCGGGGACCTTGGGCCGGCGAGATGGGCCAGACGCAGTTCCTCGCCTCTACCTATCTCAAATATGCCGTGGATTATGACGGTGACGGGCGGCGCGATCTCATCAACAGCGTACCCGATGTGATCGGTTCGACCGCGAACTACCTGAACGCGCTGGGTTGGAAAGCCAATCAGCCCTGGCTGCAGGAGGTTCGGGTTCCCGGCAACATGCCTTGGCACGAAAGCGACCTGCATGTCAGCCACCCGCGCTCGCAATGGGTGAAATGGGGGGTCAAGCCGATCGGCAATGCGTCGCTGCCCGCGGATAGCCTGCAGGCCTCGCTGGTGCTGCCCATGGGGCGGAGAGGGCCGGCCTTTCTGGCCTATGACAATTTCCGCGTCTATACGGAGTGGAACGAGTCGCTGATCTATTCGCTGACTGCCGGCTACTTCGCGACCCGTCTGGCGGGTGCGCCGCCGCTGACCCGCGGCGATGCGCCGGCAGCCCTGGGCCTCGCGGAAGGACGGCAGCTGCAGCAGGCGCTGGTGCAGCGCGGGTACGATGTCGGCAAGATCGACGGGATCATCGGCGCCAAGACCCGTGCCGCCGTGAAGGACGTGCAATTGAAGCTCGGCCTGCCGGCAGACGGCTACCCCACCGCGGAGCTGCTTTCGCAGCTGCGCTAA
- a CDS encoding DUF1328 domain-containing protein, whose translation MLKWALIFFVISLIAGALGFSGVASAASSVAKILFFVFLIICLVFVVLAVMAGQILF comes from the coding sequence ATGCTGAAATGGGCTCTCATCTTCTTCGTAATATCGCTGATCGCCGGCGCACTCGGCTTCTCCGGCGTCGCCTCGGCGGCGAGTTCCGTCGCCAAAATCCTGTTCTTCGTGTTCCTAATCATCTGCCTTGTGTTCGTGGTGCTGGCCGTCATGGCCGGTCAGATACTGTTTTGA
- a CDS encoding NUDIX hydrolase has translation MLAIVIRDGKALLVRRANSPDQGRWGFPGGKIDAGETVLAAAMRELAEETSVIAEAIEPLTVLDVFERRDPENPTSPLKRHFILIAVRCAWRAGEPRAGDDALEAAWWPLDEIGKLDTSRDVARVAFMAAARPGQLGYDQLASKTAQGPRP, from the coding sequence GTGCTGGCGATCGTGATCAGGGATGGCAAGGCGCTGCTCGTGCGAAGGGCCAATTCGCCTGACCAGGGCAGATGGGGCTTCCCCGGCGGCAAGATCGATGCAGGCGAGACCGTGCTTGCCGCCGCCATGCGCGAGCTTGCCGAGGAGACCTCCGTGATTGCCGAAGCGATCGAGCCCCTGACCGTGCTCGATGTGTTCGAGCGCCGGGATCCGGAAAACCCGACCTCACCGCTCAAGCGGCACTTCATCCTGATTGCCGTGCGCTGTGCATGGCGGGCTGGCGAGCCACGCGCGGGCGATGATGCACTCGAAGCCGCTTGGTGGCCGCTCGACGAGATCGGTAAGCTGGACACGAGCCGCGACGTGGCGCGCGTGGCCTTCATGGCTGCGGCGCGACCGGGGCAACTAGGGTATGACCAGCTCGCTTCGAAAACGGCCCAGGGGCCACGCCCTTAG
- a CDS encoding VOC family protein — MIKIGSIVIHCYQFEHMVAFWQEALYYVPRVPASSDWVVLCDPEGHGPNVSFQARDRRGWRRSWLHLDLYTDRQQEEVRRLLTIGAKQYPWRYPENADYVVLQDPDGNLFCVVQKSQNS, encoded by the coding sequence ATGATCAAAATTGGCTCGATCGTGATCCATTGCTATCAATTTGAACACATGGTCGCATTTTGGCAGGAGGCCTTGTATTATGTTCCGCGTGTGCCTGCGAGCAGCGATTGGGTTGTACTCTGTGATCCTGAGGGGCATGGCCCAAATGTCTCCTTTCAGGCCCGTGATCGTCGCGGTTGGCGGAGAAGCTGGCTGCACTTGGACCTTTACACTGACCGTCAGCAGGAGGAGGTTCGTCGTTTACTGACGATCGGAGCGAAGCAATATCCATGGCGCTATCCGGAGAACGCTGACTACGTGGTTTTGCAAGACCCGGACGGCAATCTTTTCTGCGTCGTGCAAAAGTCGCAGAATTCCTAA